GGCTTCCGCCGGACTGAGGGCCGCGGCGCGGCTGGCAGGGTAAAGCCCGAAAAAGAGGCCGACGCAGGCAGAGAAACCGAAAGCTAACAACACCGTCCAGAAAGAGATCAGTGGCGGCCAGTGGGCAAAGTAAGCAACAATCAAGGCGCCCCCTGCTCCAAAAAGCACACCGAACGCTCCACCCACCAGGCAGAGAGCAATTGCCTTCACCCAAAAATTGCTGGAGAATGTTTAGATATTAGA
The Bacillota bacterium DNA segment above includes these coding regions:
- a CDS encoding ABC transporter permease, whose translation is MLFGAGGALIVAYFAHWPPLISFWTVLLAFGFSACVGLFFGLYPASRAAALSPAEAIRHL